The window ATAACAACCATATGCATAAGGAAGgggatttttttgcttttgctatCACTCCTATTTGCAGGCATTCATTATGTCTTAGTGCACCAAATAAAGTATCCAATGTACATACACGAAAGGACAAGGAGGCAATGCCAGTTAGAACCCTTCAAGAATCCCTGGCGTGTGTAACTATTTAACTAACAATAAAAAGAATCCATAATCATGACGTATGAGGGGGCTGGGGGGGATTAAAATGCTGACCGTGGTGGAGAGAGTGAGTGCGATGACGCCGGTATCCACGGCACCGAAGGCTCCCTGTGAGGAGGCTGATTGACTCGAAGTCGAGAGGACACAGTTGGCTCCTTGAAGTGTGCATCCTGCGTTCCAAGATTACCATAACAAGACATTTCATTCGTTGCGTGTCAATGAGGGATAATTGCAGCATTTACAATCCAAGCAAATACCTTCACTTTTGGAGATTGCTGCTCCTTTTTGTCAGGGGATTTTCTCTTGAGCTGCTGTGGCGACCTCTGCAGGCTGATCGACCTGTCCAATTCCCGTCGCTTAAGTGACACCATTCTCCGTGCTGCAATTCCAACAATTGCTTGACAATTATtagagtgaatgactgagtgactgatatTTTATTCAACTTATTCAATTTAATTACTAACTATTTATTTACTAATTGTGGAGTCCTCACCGTGGTAACCTTTTGGCTGATTAGTGGCTTTGGAGATTCCACGAGCTGCGCCGCTTCCTTTCGGTGCTCTGGCGGGGGGCAACAAACAGGGATAAGTGGTCTGTTTCTTTTGCGTAGGACGAGCACGGTCTTGCAGCCCTTGCTGAATCTCGTGTTTGCTGATAGCGCAGTCCAAAACCTAAAGGGAGGAAAACAATTAGGAAGAGCCAGCAGAGACAACATCATTTCCCTATTCATGTTTATACTTCACCTCGAGTTTACGCAAGATGTCAACTGCCATCTGGGGCATGGGCGAGCCCGGATCCACTTGTATTCTAGCCGAGCACAGAGTGATCTGACAAAGGAGCCGGCTAAGGCTTCCACAATGTGACGGGAGCTTGCTGTGATATTGCTCGGCGAGCTGGCGGGTAATGGCTTGCAAGGCTTTCAGTGTGCTACGATGGACACCTGCAAGACGCTGTATGGCTGTGAACTGTGGGAATATGAAGGAAAGTCAATCGCAAAGTTATTCTGAATctgctttttatacattgttttgtctatttacaCAAAAGTTAAAAAGTAACTATAAGCGCAAAGTATGTGCCATCGATCCTCAAAACCCGGATTTCTGCTTTACATTCATATTACAGTGGACCCTCAAGTTATGATATTTATCCATTCCGGTGTTGCCGTATGGTGGGCAATAGAAATGATTGATGACCAATAGCAGACCAGCATCCATCCGACCGCCGTTTGAATTTTGGAACTTTTTGGCCGTGCGAGAGAAATTCTTGTTGATGCCAAAGGGTGGGAAAATGCCATTAAAAGGGGATTCcaaaaggaaatatttaactcagtaacgtgaagaaaacaaaaggagGGCCGTCGTAACCCGGGGGTCCACTGTACTCTTAATCTGACCTTTTTAGCATCCCATATGTCCTGATTGTGCAGCTTCTCTATGTACTGTTGAATTTCTTTAAtcttaaaatacacacacacaagagtAATTTTAAGTGTGGAATAAGAGTAATTCAAATTTATGAATGGTCAGACTCAAGTACCCGTTGTTGAAGTGCGTAGATGCTTCGCACCGAGCGCTTACACTCCCTCTGCCAACGTAGCTCCAGCTTCTTGCGCTCGCTGGGTTCCAGGTCTTCTTCCTCATTGGGCTCATATTTAGCACGCAATGTGTCTCTGTCTGACAGTTTTTCCACTTGCCTGATATAGTTTTCCAGCCCGGCATCCAGCTTGTGCAGCTCCAGGTTTAACACATCTTGTTGGCCCACGGTTATAGATGGATCCTGCTCACAAGATAACTTGGAAACAACTGGAGCATTTTTGGATGAGTTACCTGTAAATAGTAATTAGGTACCTGTTGGAAATCTTTATCCGAGGGCTTTTGCAGCTCATTTTGCAGATTTCTATTTAATATATCCTGTCTGTTGTCTGGGACATCCGTTGACCTGTGAATTCTATTCGGGGAGGGGCGAGGAATGTGCATCTTAGATGCCACGGGTGGTTTCTTAGTTGGGTCCTGTGGTTGTTTGTTCCCGAGTCGCTTTACTTCTGGAATCAAGCCCTGTAAAGGAAGATTGGCGCCTTTTGTAAGTCAAATGGAATACATTTCATAAGCTAGTAATTCTGATCAAATGGTGATATTGAATACCTTTTTAAGACTTTCCAGCTCATTCTGAAGCTTGCAGACCTCCCGCTTTAAAAGATTGTGCTGGTCCACACTTGCCGCTGGTCTTGATGAGGCTGGCGGACGAACAGTTTGCTTGGAAGGAACGGGACGCTGCTTGGACGCTGGTTCTTTTGATCCGGGTCTCGTCATTTTCTCTTTCACATTCAATTTGGTCGTCACCTTTGATGAAAGAGGAAAAATTACAGCGTCGGTGACCAACATGTTTTACAGTAAAATGCgcataaggggaaaaaaaaggtgaaaaatgtTAGCAATTAAATACTGAATTTGAATATTGCATTAGTGATATTATTGCCTACATTTACGTGCTCTAAAGAAATAGGATAAAAAGAGTTACGTCTGCAaaagatttattaaaaaaaataaaaatttaaattaaaaaaaagcattattacTCACTGTTTATCCAAATTGGTTACCTGAGGCAGTGCCGCATTGCTAACGTCTATCGTTGAATCTTCTTCCGGGGGGTCCGGCTTGCACATTGCGAGGAAACGGAGACGCTGGAGATCCCTCTTGGCTAGATCTACGGCAGCTTGGAGCTTCTCCTCGGAAAGGATGCTGAAATTGATGGGACTTTTCACGCTATCTGTATTCTTCTGTTGTTCGTCCGGCGGCAAGGGAAGTAGTTTCTCGATAACGATGGCAGCCGGAGGACCAACGGCCGTGGCGCGGTTTCCGATGCTTGCCGGCACGGCTTCATTGAACAACAGCTGTGTTAAAAGAAacttattaatattttaaagcgtttcagaaaatgagatgagatgattgtGTGCCTGGCAGTGCCAAAACATCACGTTTGAAATGAAACAGCCAAGTACAACATCTTTAGTTTCTGCATAAAAACAAGAGGACTGATGCAATTTATGAGACAAATCATTCTCCAAAATTAGCAAGTTTCCCTATGGCAACAAATAGGTAGTGAAATGTGTTTACAATTCAGGTTAATTTGAAGCAGGTGGGACCTAGGTatgttattaaaatatttaatcacaaaccacaaaaaaagttctgacaCTATACAAATTGTGAGTACAAACTAAATGCAATATTGCAAATGAGCCAAATTTCAAAATTGTATTTATAATCAAACAAAGATGCCaggtcaaaaaaaaacaaataaggaagtattataaaacacaaaagataaATTTACATGTAAACTGAGATGagatcatgatttttttaagtacgtacTGTATAATATGTTTATAACAGAGTTGTGTCTAATAGGGAAACACTTGAAGACAACATGGGttatttaccttgttttgggACGTCTCAGTTGTTGAACAGTCACCAATCTGGGGCTTTCGGTTTGGAGACAAAACAACCCATTCCATACCATCAGTTTGTTGTCCGATGGAAATCATGGCAGCACTTATTTTTGACAACTATTCTCCCATAATAGCAAAAGGGTTGCCCCGTTGTCTCCAAATAGCCTCAAACTAACTAGGATCGctgttgattaaaaaataacttccGGGAAATGATTAAACCATAAGTATATACATCTCTTCGGATCCCACATGTCTGAATAAATATAGAATATCGAAAAGGTTAAAGTTTTCTAAACTACTCGATGAATTTAGACTGTCGCCGCCATGACAACAACAAATCGTTGTTTGAGTAGTAGGAAATACGGAAAGCgaaatgatacaaaaataaaatgtataaatctataaatacgttaatcaaataaatatttcctatttttttgctactaaaaaaacatatctgtaataaaaaatattgattattttgaCTACATGAGGTAA of the Stigmatopora argus isolate UIUO_Sarg chromosome 10, RoL_Sarg_1.0, whole genome shotgun sequence genome contains:
- the kiaa0753 gene encoding LOW QUALITY PROTEIN: protein moonraker (The sequence of the model RefSeq protein was modified relative to this genomic sequence to represent the inferred CDS: substituted 1 base at 1 genomic stop codon), with amino-acid sequence MISIGQQTDGMEWVVLSPNRKPQIGDCSTTETSQNKLLFNEAVPASIGNRATAVGPPAAIVIEKLLPLPPDEQQKNTDSVKSPINFSILSEEKLQAAVDLAKRDLQRLRFLAMCKPDPPEEDSTIDVSNAALPQVTTKLNVKEKMTRPGSKEPASKQRPVPSKQTVRPPASSRPAASVDQHNLLKREVCKLQNELESLKKGLIPEVKRLGNKQPQDPTKKPPVASKMHIPRPSPNRIHRSTDVPDNRQDILNRNLQNELQKPSDKDFQQDPSITVGQQDVLNLELHKLDAGLENYIRQVEKLSDRDTLRAKYEPNEEEDLEPSERKKLELRWQRECKRSVRSIYALQQRIKEIQQYIEKLHNQDIWDAKKFTAIQRLAGVHRSTLKALQAITRQLAEQYHSKLPSHCGSLSRLLCQITLCSARIQVDPGSPMPQMAVDILRKLEVLDCAISKHEIQQGLQDRARPTQKKQTTYPCLLPPARAPKGSGAARGISKATNQPKGYHARRMVSLKRRELDRSISLQRSPQQLKRKSPDKKEQQSPKVKVFAWIVNAAIIPHXHATNEMSCYGNLGTQDAHFKEPTVSSRLRVNQPPHREPSVPWIPASSHSLSPPRPHHKGASEPRCLSSPSKPSSSSSPQKPSVGFSEEAHLSSEKNQQAQNEALRAAWLDKTTMRRLEDLNQLTQEEAQRIERLRAEAVSPTEWAKRAEQQARMKLRPLLNEAEHIAESWSSLSLRNKLSEQAAKRVTEGVERRSSETLPVDLLEQVAQRVLQAPTLEGMLQRMEEIQRDQEEVRRRVASINYSEALQWEQPAGSRVQISSSSPSSPQPIRLTRPVLKQPTFTNIIVEKPVEKGILSESSSLLEEASREEGLPMFPGPKDCGAATTVLSVPAGVLKSIRCYQDDYEGYLSRSAHEHGSGDVNFGSFADSLADELLQDAMADVAAEFQDVMEECAEAVFTAEFLQLIHSPRIASSSSSSVKE